Proteins from a genomic interval of Xanthomonas sp. AM6:
- a CDS encoding SirB1 family protein: MAHRLTLPSWNTLAALDDDALPLLATALLIARDEYPELDAEHYDTLAQNHAEHLRHEVAMIEPWPLKMAAINRHLFEELGYSGNHDEYYDPRNSYMNQVFERRLGNPISLALVQMEVARRLDIPLDGVSFPGHFLVRLPVDDGLLVMDPFNGGRPLAVEELRERARPHLGGETPDDRALLQILDPAPHRAILTRVLRNLHGVYAERDEWDRAARSADRVLKLMPDQPEALRDRGLAYLQMDYVPGARRDLGRYLQLNPEANDVLPIRERLVELSARAQRMH, encoded by the coding sequence ATGGCGCACCGACTGACATTGCCGAGCTGGAATACCCTGGCCGCGCTGGACGACGACGCGCTGCCGCTGCTGGCCACCGCGCTGCTGATCGCCCGCGACGAGTATCCGGAACTGGATGCCGAGCACTACGACACGCTGGCGCAGAACCACGCCGAGCACCTGCGCCACGAGGTGGCGATGATCGAGCCATGGCCGTTGAAGATGGCCGCGATCAACCGCCACCTGTTCGAGGAACTCGGCTACAGCGGCAACCACGACGAATACTACGACCCGCGCAACAGCTACATGAACCAGGTGTTCGAGCGCCGCCTGGGCAACCCGATCTCGCTGGCGCTGGTGCAGATGGAAGTGGCGCGGCGGCTGGACATCCCGCTCGACGGCGTGTCCTTCCCCGGGCATTTCCTGGTGCGCCTGCCGGTGGACGACGGCCTGCTGGTGATGGACCCGTTCAACGGCGGCCGCCCGCTGGCGGTGGAGGAACTGCGCGAACGCGCGCGCCCGCACCTGGGCGGGGAGACCCCGGACGACCGCGCGCTGCTGCAGATCCTCGACCCGGCGCCGCACCGCGCGATCCTGACCCGGGTGCTGCGCAACCTGCACGGGGTCTACGCCGAACGCGACGAATGGGACCGCGCCGCGCGCAGCGCCGACCGCGTGCTGAAGCTGATGCCCGACCAGCCCGAAGCCCTGCGCGACCGCGGCCTGGCCTACCTGCAGATGGACTACGTCCCCGGCGCCCGCCGCGACCTGGGCCGCTACCTGCAACTGAACCCGGAAGCCAACGACGTGCTGCCGATCCGCGAACGCCTGGTGGAACTCAGCGCGCGGGCGCAGCGCATGCATTGA
- a CDS encoding DUF192 domain-containing protein has protein sequence MSLFRALFVLVLLTLSGCASAGGDWVELAGHRYQVELAQDDATRARGLMFRDQMDADHGMLFIHDREEPQAYWMKNTKIALDILYFDSQRKLVAQQRDVPPCSAGNACPPYPSNAPARYVLELNAGQAEQIKLQNGAELTFGPGIPKPR, from the coding sequence ATGTCCCTGTTCCGCGCCCTGTTCGTCCTCGTCCTGCTGACCCTCAGCGGCTGCGCCAGCGCCGGCGGCGACTGGGTGGAACTGGCCGGGCACCGCTACCAGGTCGAGCTGGCCCAGGACGACGCGACCCGCGCGCGCGGGCTGATGTTCCGCGACCAGATGGACGCCGACCACGGCATGCTGTTCATCCACGACCGCGAGGAACCGCAGGCGTACTGGATGAAGAACACCAAGATCGCGCTGGACATCCTGTACTTCGACAGCCAGCGCAAGCTGGTGGCGCAGCAGCGCGACGTGCCGCCGTGCTCGGCCGGCAACGCCTGCCCGCCCTACCCGAGCAACGCGCCGGCGCGCTACGTGCTGGAACTCAATGCCGGCCAGGCCGAGCAGATCAAGCTGCAGAACGGCGCCGAACTGACGTTCGGCCCGGGCATCCCCAAGCCCCGCTGA
- the rpiA gene encoding ribose-5-phosphate isomerase RpiA has product MSESKRLAAEKAIDYVEDGMIVGVGTGSTVAYFIDALGRIGHRIKGAVSSSEQSTARLRQHGIEVLELNHTGNLSLYVDGADECDPNRCLIKGGGAALTREKIIAEASERFVCIIDPSKQVQTLGAFPLPIEVIPMARSLVAREILARTGGQPVWRDGVVTDNGNVVLDVHHLSITDPVALERELNQIPGVVCVGLFARRPADVVIVGGEPPRVL; this is encoded by the coding sequence ATGTCCGAAAGCAAACGCCTGGCCGCCGAGAAAGCCATCGACTACGTCGAGGACGGCATGATCGTCGGTGTCGGCACCGGTTCCACCGTAGCCTACTTCATCGACGCGCTGGGCCGCATCGGCCACCGCATCAAGGGGGCGGTGTCCAGTTCCGAGCAGAGCACCGCGCGCCTGCGCCAGCACGGCATCGAGGTGCTGGAGCTGAACCACACCGGCAATCTTTCGCTGTACGTGGATGGTGCCGACGAATGCGACCCGAACCGCTGCCTGATCAAGGGCGGCGGCGCCGCGCTGACCCGCGAGAAGATCATCGCCGAGGCCAGCGAACGCTTCGTCTGCATCATCGACCCGAGCAAGCAGGTGCAGACCCTGGGCGCGTTCCCGCTGCCGATCGAGGTGATCCCGATGGCGCGCAGCCTGGTCGCGCGCGAGATCCTGGCGCGCACCGGCGGCCAGCCGGTGTGGCGCGACGGCGTGGTCACCGACAACGGCAACGTGGTGCTGGACGTGCACCACCTGTCCATCACCGACCCGGTGGCGCTGGAGCGCGAACTGAACCAGATCCCCGGCGTGGTCTGCGTCGGCCTGTTCGCGCGCCGCCCGGCCGACGTGGTGATCGTCGGCGGCGAGCCCCCGCGCGTCCTGTGA
- a CDS encoding EVE domain-containing protein → MTARKRYWLMKSEPDAFSIDDLQRVGTEPWNGVRNYQARNFMRDGMKVGDGILFYHSNCKVPGIVGTATVASDAYPDVTQFDPKSDYHDPKATREQPRWYLVDVAFERKLARTIALDEIKQHADALGEGFALTARGNRLSVFPVTAAQWKLLLALE, encoded by the coding sequence ATGACCGCACGCAAGCGCTACTGGCTGATGAAGTCCGAACCGGACGCCTTCTCGATCGACGACCTGCAGCGGGTCGGCACCGAACCCTGGAACGGGGTGCGCAACTACCAGGCGCGCAACTTCATGCGCGACGGCATGAAGGTCGGCGACGGCATCCTGTTCTACCACTCCAACTGCAAGGTGCCGGGCATCGTCGGCACCGCCACGGTGGCCAGCGACGCGTACCCGGACGTCACCCAGTTCGATCCCAAGTCCGACTACCACGACCCCAAGGCCACCCGCGAACAGCCGCGCTGGTACCTGGTGGACGTGGCCTTCGAGCGCAAGCTCGCGCGCACCATCGCGCTGGACGAGATCAAGCAGCACGCCGACGCGCTCGGCGAAGGCTTCGCGCTGACCGCGCGCGGCAACCGCCTGTCGGTGTTCCCGGTCACCGCCGCGCAGTGGAAGCTGCTGTTGGCGCTTGAGTAG
- a CDS encoding 5-formyltetrahydrofolate cyclo-ligase, which yields MLPDDRDLLRQQLRARRRALPAAERLAAADALAQRLLDLPFAPQHGHVAGYWAMDGEIALHRWQLRLPATLQYCLPVLSGTTLRFAPWRPGQPLVANRYGIPEPDVAAEATLAPEQMALVVAPLVGFDASGGRLGMGGGWYDRSFAFRQRHAPPPWLVGAAFAVQQVAALPVAAWDVALDAVCTDSLTLLTATDPPA from the coding sequence ATGCTCCCCGACGATCGCGACCTCCTGCGCCAGCAACTGCGCGCGCGCCGCCGCGCGCTCCCCGCGGCCGAGCGCCTGGCCGCCGCCGACGCCCTGGCGCAGCGCCTGCTGGACCTGCCGTTCGCGCCGCAGCACGGACACGTCGCCGGCTACTGGGCGATGGACGGCGAGATCGCGCTGCACCGCTGGCAGCTGCGCCTGCCGGCCACGCTGCAGTACTGCCTGCCGGTGCTCAGCGGCACGACCCTGCGCTTCGCGCCGTGGCGCCCGGGGCAGCCGCTGGTCGCCAACCGCTACGGCATTCCCGAACCCGACGTCGCCGCCGAGGCGACGCTGGCGCCGGAGCAGATGGCGCTGGTGGTGGCGCCGCTGGTCGGCTTCGACGCCAGCGGCGGGCGCCTGGGCATGGGCGGCGGCTGGTATGATCGCAGCTTCGCGTTTCGCCAGCGGCACGCGCCTCCGCCCTGGCTGGTCGGCGCCGCGTTCGCGGTGCAGCAGGTCGCGGCGCTGCCGGTCGCCGCCTGGGACGTGGCGCTGGACGCGGTCTGCACCGACTCCCTCACCCTCCTGACCGCGACCGATCCTCCCGCATGA
- a CDS encoding thioesterase family protein has product MPSLAQLVDRFDPAAGFDVPASWRQGRTAFGGLSAALALQAALRAAPSALPPLKSAHVWFVGPTDDALRFDARLLRQGKSATSVAVDCLAGEQVALRAALLFAQPRPSRIAHDFLPARPAVCAPDAAAPIADSAATPAFVANFEMRLAGGALPVSGAATPELLVWARHRDASGVDPGVALVALGDCLPPAAMACFTEPAPVSSMTWTLDFPQPAAAGDWFLLRSASRHAADGYSLQDMQIWDQAGQLVLSGRQTVAIYA; this is encoded by the coding sequence ATGCCCTCGCTCGCCCAACTCGTCGACCGCTTCGACCCGGCCGCCGGGTTCGACGTCCCCGCCAGCTGGCGGCAGGGACGCACCGCCTTCGGCGGCCTGTCCGCGGCGCTGGCGCTGCAGGCCGCGTTGCGCGCGGCGCCGTCCGCGCTGCCGCCGCTGAAGTCGGCGCACGTCTGGTTCGTCGGCCCGACCGACGACGCCCTGCGCTTCGACGCGCGCCTGCTGCGCCAGGGCAAGTCCGCCACCTCGGTCGCGGTCGACTGCCTGGCCGGCGAGCAGGTCGCGTTGCGGGCGGCGCTGCTGTTCGCGCAGCCGCGGCCCAGCCGCATCGCCCACGACTTCCTGCCGGCGCGGCCAGCGGTATGCGCGCCCGATGCTGCCGCGCCGATCGCCGACAGCGCCGCCACCCCGGCGTTCGTGGCCAACTTCGAGATGCGCCTGGCCGGCGGCGCGCTGCCGGTGTCCGGCGCCGCCACCCCGGAGCTGCTGGTGTGGGCGCGCCACCGCGACGCCAGCGGCGTGGATCCCGGCGTGGCCCTGGTCGCGCTCGGCGACTGCCTGCCGCCGGCGGCGATGGCCTGCTTCACCGAACCGGCGCCGGTCAGCTCGATGACCTGGACCCTGGATTTCCCGCAGCCGGCGGCGGCCGGCGACTGGTTCCTGCTGCGCTCGGCCAGCCGGCACGCCGCCGACGGCTACTCGCTGCAGGACATGCAGATCTGGGACCAGGCCGGGCAACTGGTGCTGTCGGGCCGGCAGACGGTGGCGATCTACGCCTGA
- a CDS encoding cell division protein ZapA, translated as MSEPVSVRILDREYTVGVEPEERDSLLAAARLLDAKMREVRGSNRMAAVDRVAVLAALNLAHELQQLRDEQARRDHEMTRTLADLNRRLDGVVDTAR; from the coding sequence GTGAGCGAACCGGTCAGCGTCCGCATCCTCGATCGCGAATACACCGTCGGCGTCGAGCCCGAGGAGCGCGACAGCCTGCTCGCCGCCGCGCGCCTGCTCGACGCCAAGATGCGCGAGGTGCGCGGCAGCAACCGCATGGCGGCGGTGGACCGGGTCGCGGTGCTGGCCGCGCTGAACCTGGCGCACGAACTGCAACAGCTGCGCGACGAGCAGGCGCGGCGCGATCATGAGATGACGCGCACGCTCGCCGATCTCAATCGCCGCCTCGACGGCGTGGTCGATACGGCGCGCTGA
- a CDS encoding TIGR02449 family protein, with product MDTPDTLAQLRALGARVETLVERCQRLADENRSLRQQQEQLIGERSQLLTKNEQARSRVEAMITRLKSLEQHT from the coding sequence ATGGACACCCCCGACACCCTCGCCCAGCTTCGCGCCCTCGGCGCACGCGTGGAAACGCTGGTCGAGCGCTGCCAGCGCCTGGCCGACGAAAACCGCAGCCTGCGCCAGCAGCAGGAGCAGCTGATCGGCGAGCGCTCGCAGCTGCTGACCAAGAACGAGCAGGCGCGCTCGCGGGTCGAGGCCATGATCACCCGGCTCAAGTCGCTGGAGCAGCACACGTGA